The following are from one region of the Etheostoma spectabile isolate EspeVRDwgs_2016 chromosome 15, UIUC_Espe_1.0, whole genome shotgun sequence genome:
- the LOC116703546 gene encoding macrophage mannose receptor 1, whose protein sequence is MMRKIWTLVALMLLFLDPGVSDLRPTNFIQTVWPNPSPSWIQAQAFCRERNLDLVTIGSERENQLYVLNAGWMGLYRENSTAAWKWSRRGETANFTNWRTGEPKDPNNCAFKFANDPQWVSDLCGNKHSVMCSDETLVLVKENRTWEQALNHCRSLEALDSSQPATAYQNYRYDLASLLTLDDHVYAQEKAQDATTDEVWTGLRYLAGQWLWVGGELVQYPAIGSCPTHTACGVLKNGIPGFGTMDCTWKRNFICYKQR, encoded by the exons ATGATGAGGAAAATCTGGACTCTAGTGGCCCTGATGCTGCTCTTTCTTGATCCTGGGGTGTCAGACCTGAGACCTACTAACTTTATACAAACGGTTTGGCCCAATCCCTCGCCGTCCTGGATACAGGCACAGGCCTTCTGCAGAGAACGAAACCTAGACCTGGTCACCATCGGCAGTGAAAGGGAGAATCAGCTGTATGTCCTAAACGCGGGATGGATGGGTCTGTACCGAGAGAACTCAACCGCTGCGTGGAAATGGTCCAGAAGAGGCGAGACAGCCAACTTCACTAACTGGAGAACCG GTGAACCAAAAGATCCTAATAACTGTGCTTTTAAGTTCGCCAATGACCCCCAATGGGTGAGCGATCTCTGTGGAAACAAACACAGTGTGATGTGTTCCGACGAGACGCTGGTCCTGGTGAAGGAGAACAGGACGTGGGAGCAGGCGTTAAACCACTGCAGGAGTCTGGAGGCGCTGGACTCGAGTCAGCCAGCCACTGCTTACCAGAACTACCGCTATGACCTGGCCAGCCTGCTCACTCTAGATGACCACGTCTACGCACAAGAGAAGGCACAAGATGCTACCACTGATGAG GTGTGGACGGGCCTGCGGTACCTGGCGGGGCAGTGGCTGTGGGTGGGCGGAGAACTAGTGCAGTACCCGGCTATTGGAAGCTGCCCGACTCATACAGCCTGCGGCGTTCTGAAGAACGGCATCCCGGGGTTCGGGACCATGGACTGCACGTGGAAGAGGAACTTCATCTGCTACAAGCAGCGTTAG
- the coa3b gene encoding cytochrome C oxidase assembly factor 3b, translating into MTEPGTDRSAKTPPTAAETQLLRRRQELDYWKQNAARVRGRNLLTGLAIGAFVVGLFSYTILSVKQERIMDELDQEAKVHIVRGPRTGANS; encoded by the exons ATGACGGAGCCGGGCACGGACAGGTCCGCTAAAACTCCACCGACCGCGGCGGAGACACAGCTCCTCCGCCGGCGACAGGAGCTCGACTACTGGAAGCAGAACGCCGCGCGGGTCCGCGGCCGGAACCTGCTCACCGGCCTGGCTATCGGAGCCTTCGTGGTCGGCTTGT TCAGCTACACCATCCTGTCCGTCAAACAGGAGCGGATCATGGACGAGCTGGACCAAGAAGCCAAGGTCCACATCGTCAGAGGGCCGCGGACCGGCGCCAACTCGTGA